The following proteins are encoded in a genomic region of Serinus canaria isolate serCan28SL12 chromosome 13, serCan2020, whole genome shotgun sequence:
- the DBN1 gene encoding drebrin isoform X2 — MAGVGFAAHRLELLASYQDVIGEDSPTDWALYTYEDGSDDLKLAASGGGGLLELSGHFEIQKVMYGFCSVKDPQAVLPKYVLVNWVGEDVPDARKCACASHVAKIAEFFQGVDVIVNASSVEDIDPGAIGQRLSNGLARVSSPVLHRLRLREDENAEPVGTTYQKTDATVEMKRLNREQFWEQAKKEEELRKEEERKKALDARLRFEQERMEQERLEQEERERRYREREEQIEEHRRKQQSLEAEEARQRLKEQSIFGDQQEEDDRQQFRKSESEVEEAAAIIAQRPDNPRDFFKQQERVASASSDAISPGSHRTESPSPSAQEPGPATPEQHWPFPGPEDKAIEPPGDEPSPRPVWTEGGDALGDLVTLEPTEPSLPPGADEPQTEEAPNPESLIDLWQSDGVTPPAAWPLPAAPVPETPPAMLPEEGALLSLDELPEPPATFCDAEQEDEDEEEAAGEGDPQSQDLGCQHTPQEDTPGRETPPITNGEMAPKDGTPGRGEQASEGYFSQSQEEEVPPTEELSAKAPQPVFYNKPPEIDITCWDADPLPEEEESFGGAL, encoded by the exons ATGGCTGGCGTCGGCTTCGCGGCGCACCGCCTGGAGCTGCTCGCCTCCTACCAGGACGTGATCGGCGAGGACAGCCCCACCGACTG GGCCCTCTACACATACGAGGATGGCTCTGATGACCTGAAGCTGGCAGCATCAGGAG GTGGAGGTTTGCTGGAGCTTTCCGGCCACTTTGAGATTCAGAAGGTGATGTATGGCTTCTGCAGCGTCAAGGACCCCCAGGCCGTGCTCCCCAAATATGTCCTCGTCAACTGG GTGGGTGAGGACGTGCCGGATGCCCGCAAATGCGCCTGTGCCAGCCACGTAGCGAAGATTGCCGAGTTCTTCCAG GGTGTCGATGTCATTGTCAATGCCAGCAGCGTGGAGGACATTGACCCCGGGGCCATCGGGCAGCGGCTCTCCAACGGGCTGGCTCGTGTctccagcccagtgctgcaCCGCCTGCGGCTGCGCGAGGACGAGAACGCCGAGCCCGTG ggCACCACTTACCAGAAAACCGACGCCACCGTGGAGATGAAGCGGCTCAACCGGGAGCAGTTCTGGGAACAGGCAAAG AAAGAGGAGGAATTGCGtaaagaggaagagaggaaaaaggccCTGGATGCCCGGCTGCGGTTTGAGCAGGAGCGGATGGAGCAGGAgcggctggagcaggaggagcgGGAACGGCGCTACCGGGAGCGTGAGGAGCAGATCGAGGAGCACAG gaggaagcagcagagcttggaGGCGGAGGAGGCCCGGCAGCGCCTGAAGGAGCAGTCCATCTTT GGTGACCAGCAAGAGGAGGATGACAGGCAGCAGTTTAGGAAATCGGAGTCAGAGGTGGAG gaggctgctgccatCATCGCTCAGCGGCCTGACAACCCCCGGGACTTCTTCAAGCAGCAGGAGCGGGTGGCGTCGGCCAGCAGCGATGCTATCTCACCAGGCAGCCACAGGACag agtcccccagccccagcgcACAGGAGCCCGGGCCAGCCACGCCCGAGCAGCACTGGCCCTTCCCGGGGCCCGAGGACAAGGCCATCGAGCCCCCTGGGGACGAGCCCAGTCCCAGGCCAGTGTGGACAGAGGGGGGTGATGCCCTGGGGGACCTGGTGACCCTGGAGCCCACCgagccctccctgcctcccGGGGCTGACGAGCCCCAAACTGAGGAAGCCCCCAACCCTGAGAGCCTCATCGACCTGTGGCAGAGTGATGGGGTGACTCCCCCAGCCGCCTggcccctgcctgctgcccctgtCCCCGAGACACCCCCGGCCATGCTGCCTGAGGAGGGGGCCCTGCTGAGCCTGGATGAGCtgcctgagccccctgccaCCTTCTGCGACGCggagcaggaggatgaggatgaggaagaggcAGCTGGTGAGGGGGACCCCCAGTCCCAGGATCTGGGCTGCCAGCACACGCCCCAGGAAGACACCCCAGGCCGAGAGACGCCCCCCATCACCAATGGGGAGATGGCCCCCAAGGATGGGACACCGGGTCGTGGGGAGCAG GCCAGCGAGGGCTACTTCAGCCagtcccaggaggaggaggtgccCCCCACTGAGGAGCTGTCGGCCAAAGCCCCCCAGCCCGTCTTCTACAACAAGCCCCCAG AGATCGACATCACGTGCTGGGACGCAGACCCTCTGCCCGAGGAAGAGGAGAGCTTTGGGGGGGCCCTGTAA
- the DBN1 gene encoding drebrin isoform X1, protein MAGVGFAAHRLELLASYQDVIGEDSPTDWALYTYEDGSDDLKLAASGGGGLLELSGHFEIQKVMYGFCSVKDPQAVLPKYVLVNWVGEDVPDARKCACASHVAKIAEFFQGVDVIVNASSVEDIDPGAIGQRLSNGLARVSSPVLHRLRLREDENAEPVGTTYQKTDATVEMKRLNREQFWEQAKKEEELRKEEERKKALDARLRFEQERMEQERLEQEERERRYREREEQIEEHRRKQQSLEAEEARQRLKEQSIFGDQQEEDDRQQFRKSESEVEEAAAIIAQRPDNPRDFFKQQERVASASSDAISPGSHRTGSQSDAFRKASAAGCSPCEPSPATTPLGGPGTRAPAEQTPATPKESPSPSAQEPGPATPEQHWPFPGPEDKAIEPPGDEPSPRPVWTEGGDALGDLVTLEPTEPSLPPGADEPQTEEAPNPESLIDLWQSDGVTPPAAWPLPAAPVPETPPAMLPEEGALLSLDELPEPPATFCDAEQEDEDEEEAAGEGDPQSQDLGCQHTPQEDTPGRETPPITNGEMAPKDGTPGRGEQASEGYFSQSQEEEVPPTEELSAKAPQPVFYNKPPEIDITCWDADPLPEEEESFGGAL, encoded by the exons ATGGCTGGCGTCGGCTTCGCGGCGCACCGCCTGGAGCTGCTCGCCTCCTACCAGGACGTGATCGGCGAGGACAGCCCCACCGACTG GGCCCTCTACACATACGAGGATGGCTCTGATGACCTGAAGCTGGCAGCATCAGGAG GTGGAGGTTTGCTGGAGCTTTCCGGCCACTTTGAGATTCAGAAGGTGATGTATGGCTTCTGCAGCGTCAAGGACCCCCAGGCCGTGCTCCCCAAATATGTCCTCGTCAACTGG GTGGGTGAGGACGTGCCGGATGCCCGCAAATGCGCCTGTGCCAGCCACGTAGCGAAGATTGCCGAGTTCTTCCAG GGTGTCGATGTCATTGTCAATGCCAGCAGCGTGGAGGACATTGACCCCGGGGCCATCGGGCAGCGGCTCTCCAACGGGCTGGCTCGTGTctccagcccagtgctgcaCCGCCTGCGGCTGCGCGAGGACGAGAACGCCGAGCCCGTG ggCACCACTTACCAGAAAACCGACGCCACCGTGGAGATGAAGCGGCTCAACCGGGAGCAGTTCTGGGAACAGGCAAAG AAAGAGGAGGAATTGCGtaaagaggaagagaggaaaaaggccCTGGATGCCCGGCTGCGGTTTGAGCAGGAGCGGATGGAGCAGGAgcggctggagcaggaggagcgGGAACGGCGCTACCGGGAGCGTGAGGAGCAGATCGAGGAGCACAG gaggaagcagcagagcttggaGGCGGAGGAGGCCCGGCAGCGCCTGAAGGAGCAGTCCATCTTT GGTGACCAGCAAGAGGAGGATGACAGGCAGCAGTTTAGGAAATCGGAGTCAGAGGTGGAG gaggctgctgccatCATCGCTCAGCGGCCTGACAACCCCCGGGACTTCTTCAAGCAGCAGGAGCGGGTGGCGTCGGCCAGCAGCGATGCTATCTCACCAGGCAGCCACAGGACag GCAGCCAGTCGGACGCCTTCCGCAAGGCCTCGGCAgcgggctgcagcccctgcgAGCCCAGCCCGGCCACCACGCCGCTGGGCGGCCCGGGCACCCGCGCGCCCGCTGAACAGACGCCGGCAACGCCCAAAG agtcccccagccccagcgcACAGGAGCCCGGGCCAGCCACGCCCGAGCAGCACTGGCCCTTCCCGGGGCCCGAGGACAAGGCCATCGAGCCCCCTGGGGACGAGCCCAGTCCCAGGCCAGTGTGGACAGAGGGGGGTGATGCCCTGGGGGACCTGGTGACCCTGGAGCCCACCgagccctccctgcctcccGGGGCTGACGAGCCCCAAACTGAGGAAGCCCCCAACCCTGAGAGCCTCATCGACCTGTGGCAGAGTGATGGGGTGACTCCCCCAGCCGCCTggcccctgcctgctgcccctgtCCCCGAGACACCCCCGGCCATGCTGCCTGAGGAGGGGGCCCTGCTGAGCCTGGATGAGCtgcctgagccccctgccaCCTTCTGCGACGCggagcaggaggatgaggatgaggaagaggcAGCTGGTGAGGGGGACCCCCAGTCCCAGGATCTGGGCTGCCAGCACACGCCCCAGGAAGACACCCCAGGCCGAGAGACGCCCCCCATCACCAATGGGGAGATGGCCCCCAAGGATGGGACACCGGGTCGTGGGGAGCAG GCCAGCGAGGGCTACTTCAGCCagtcccaggaggaggaggtgccCCCCACTGAGGAGCTGTCGGCCAAAGCCCCCCAGCCCGTCTTCTACAACAAGCCCCCAG AGATCGACATCACGTGCTGGGACGCAGACCCTCTGCCCGAGGAAGAGGAGAGCTTTGGGGGGGCCCTGTAA
- the PRR7 gene encoding proline-rich protein 7 isoform X2 — MVMSQGTYTFLTCFAGFWLIWGLIVLLCCFCSYLRRRVKRQQEERLREQSLRALEMEPLHYEGYGGSPPGIAIPHRLRLEPHHHHHHPHHIPPPRPWSCRHESDLSKPPCYEEALLMAEPPPPYSEVLMDTRGLYRKINAPFLSHERLEKQEQPPSYKPLFLDAGYGSALHLPRSASPGPACPDLYLQQECSPRMFPSWTDSELSSRDTYETGPWHLPVSMPLFGRTTAV; from the exons ATGGTGATGTCCCAGGGCACCTACACCTTCCTCACCTGCTTCGCGGGCTTCTGGCTCATCTGGGGCCTCATcgtgctgctgtgctgcttctgcagctaCCTGCGGCGGCGGGTGAAGCGGCAGCAGGAGGAGCGGCTGCGGGAGCAGAGCCTGCGCGCACTGGAGATGGAGCCGCTGCACTACGAGGGTTACGGGGGCAGCCCCCCCGGCATCGCCATTCCCCACCGCCTCCGCCTCGAGCCccaccatcaccatcatcacccCCACCACATCCCACCCCCCCGGCCCTGGAGCTGCCGGCACG AGTCAGACCTGTCAAAGCCGCCGTGCTATGAGGAGGCGCTGCTGATGGCGGAGCCCCCCCCGCCATACAGCGAGGTGCTGATGGACACGCGGGGGCTCTACCGCAAAATCAACGCCCCTTTCCTGAGCCATGAGCggctggagaagcaggagcagcctcccaGCTACAAACCCCTTTTCCTGGACGCCGGCTACGGTTCAGCGCTGCACCTGCCCCGCTCAGCCAGCCCCGGCCCTGCCTGCCCGGACCTCTACCTGCAGCAGGAGTGCTCCCCACGCATGTTTCCCAGCTGGACGGactcagagctcagcagcagggacacctaCGAGACGGGACCCTGGCACCTCCCGGTCTCCATGCCCCTCTTCGGCAGGACTACCGCTGTCTAA
- the PRR7 gene encoding proline-rich protein 7 isoform X1 yields the protein MVMSQGTYTFLTCFAGFWLIWGLIVLLCCFCSYLRRRVKRQQEERLREQSLRALEMEPLHYEGYGGSPPGIAIPHRLRLEPHHHHHHPHHIPPPRPWSCRHGVRGGLCLAESDLSKPPCYEEALLMAEPPPPYSEVLMDTRGLYRKINAPFLSHERLEKQEQPPSYKPLFLDAGYGSALHLPRSASPGPACPDLYLQQECSPRMFPSWTDSELSSRDTYETGPWHLPVSMPLFGRTTAV from the exons ATGGTGATGTCCCAGGGCACCTACACCTTCCTCACCTGCTTCGCGGGCTTCTGGCTCATCTGGGGCCTCATcgtgctgctgtgctgcttctgcagctaCCTGCGGCGGCGGGTGAAGCGGCAGCAGGAGGAGCGGCTGCGGGAGCAGAGCCTGCGCGCACTGGAGATGGAGCCGCTGCACTACGAGGGTTACGGGGGCAGCCCCCCCGGCATCGCCATTCCCCACCGCCTCCGCCTCGAGCCccaccatcaccatcatcacccCCACCACATCCCACCCCCCCGGCCCTGGAGCTGCCGGCACG GGGTCCGGGGGGGGCTTTGCCTTGCAGAGTCAGACCTGTCAAAGCCGCCGTGCTATGAGGAGGCGCTGCTGATGGCGGAGCCCCCCCCGCCATACAGCGAGGTGCTGATGGACACGCGGGGGCTCTACCGCAAAATCAACGCCCCTTTCCTGAGCCATGAGCggctggagaagcaggagcagcctcccaGCTACAAACCCCTTTTCCTGGACGCCGGCTACGGTTCAGCGCTGCACCTGCCCCGCTCAGCCAGCCCCGGCCCTGCCTGCCCGGACCTCTACCTGCAGCAGGAGTGCTCCCCACGCATGTTTCCCAGCTGGACGGactcagagctcagcagcagggacacctaCGAGACGGGACCCTGGCACCTCCCGGTCTCCATGCCCCTCTTCGGCAGGACTACCGCTGTCTAA